The Lycium ferocissimum isolate CSIRO_LF1 chromosome 10, AGI_CSIRO_Lferr_CH_V1, whole genome shotgun sequence genome window below encodes:
- the LOC132032799 gene encoding 33 kDa ribonucleoprotein, chloroplastic-like: MAACSFSTSSSTSLHLFTQKHISLTTKNTHFINFKINSIKPTKLKPHFTISPLFNRSSIHFSTFAVSDDEVSFSPEKEIQERDEVALSPEDEEIQEDEEKEEGDGVVEDGRMYVGNLPFSMTPSQLSEIFAEAGTVANVEIVYDRVTDRSRGFAFVTMASVEEAKEAIRLFDGAQVGGRTVKVNFPEVPRGGEREVMSAKIRSTYQGFVDSPHKLYVANLSWNLTSQGLKDAFAHQPGFLSAKVIYDRASGRSRGFGFITFSSAEAMNAALDTMNEVDLEGRPLRLNVAGQRAPASSPPVVETSPENDSEDDEILSSLSS, translated from the exons ATGGCTGCTTGTTCCTTCTCTACATCTTCTTCTACTTCACTTCATCTCTTCACTCAAAAGCACATTTCCTTAACCACTAAAAACACACATTTCATCAACTTCAAGATTAACTCTATAAAACCAACAAAACTCAAACCCCATTTCACCATTTCTCCTCTTTTCAATAGGTCTTCAATCCATTTTTCTACTTTTGCTGTATCTGATGATGAAGTTTCATTTTCGCCcgaaaaagaaattcaagaaagagaTGAAG TTGCATTATCGCCCGAAGACGAAGAAAttcaagaagatgaagagaaagaagaaggagatggAGTTGTTGAAGATGGAAGAATGTATGTGGGGAATTTGCCATTTTCAATGACACCTTCACAATTGTCTGAAATCTTTGCTGAAGCTGGTACAGTTGCTAATGTTGAG ATCGTTTATGACAGAGTTACAGATAGAAGTCGTGGATTTGCATTTGTTACAATGGCAAGTGTTGAAGAAGCAAAGGAGGCAATTCGGTTATTTGATGGAGCT CAAGTTGGAGGTCGTACGGTCAAGGTGAACTTCCCTGAAGTTCCAAGAGGAGGTGAAAGGGAAGTAATGAGTGCAAAGATAAGAAGCACATATCAAGGTTTTGTAGATAGCCCTCACAAACTATACGTTGCGAATCTTAGCTGGAACCTCACTTCTCAAGGTCTGAAAGACGCTTTTGCTCACCAGCCTGGATTCTTGAGTGCAAAAGTCATCTATGACAGGGCCTCGGGAAGATCTCGAGGTTTTGGGTTCATCACATTTTCTTCAGCTGAAGCAATGAATGCCGCACTCGATACCATGAATGAAGTG GATCTTGAAGGACGGCCGTTGCGACTAAATGTGGCTGGGCAGAGAGCTCCGGCATCTTCTCCACCAGTAGTCGAAACAAGTCCTGAAAATGATTCCGAGGACGATGAAATACTTTCTAGTCTCAGCTCATAA
- the LOC132032800 gene encoding syntaxin-121-like yields the protein MNDLFSGSFSRFRENDQSSSPPPPQDIEMGDTTGGVNLDKFFEDVEVIKDELKNLEKLFSQLQASNEKSKTLHNAKAVKDLRSKMDEDVSMALKKAKFIKVRLEALDRSNASNQSLPGCGPGSSSDRTRTSVVNGLRKKLQESMNQFNELRQKMASEYRETVERRYYTVTGEKPDEEVLDTLISTGQSETFLQKAIQEQGRGQVMDTVMEIQERHEAVKELERNLKELHQVFLDMAVLVESQGEQLDDIESHVNRANSFVRGGAQQLQVARKHQKNTRKWTCFAIILLLIIILVVVLSIQPWK from the exons ATGAATGATCTTTTTTCAGGATCGTTTTCTCGTTTCAGAGAAAACGATCAATcatcatcaccaccaccaccacaagACATCGAGATGGGCGACACCACAGGTGGAGTCAATCTTGATAAGTTCTTTGAGGACGTAGAAGTCATTAAAGACGAGCTAAAAAACCTGGAAAAACTCTTCTCTCAACTCCAAGCTTCCAACGAAAAAAGCAAGACTCTTCACAATGCAAAAGCTGTTAAGGATTTACGATCCAAAATGGACGAAGACGTTTCAATGGCTTTAAAAAAAGCAAAGTTTATTAAAGTCAGACTCGAAGCGTTGGATAGGTCCAACGCTTCGAATCAGAGTCTCCCCGGGTGTGGCCCGGGGAGTTCGTCCGATAGGACGAGAACTTCGGTTGTTAATGGATTGAGGAAGAAATTACAAGAGTCTATGAATCAGTTTAATGAGTTGAGGCAAAAAATGGCAAGTGAATATAGAGAAACGGTTGAAAGAAGGTATTATACTGTTACTGGAGAAAAACCTGATGAAGAAGTTCTTGATACACTCATATCTACAG GTCAAAGTGAGACATTCTTGCAAAAGGCAATACAAGAACAAGGAAGAGGACAAGTGATGGACACAGTAatggaaattcaagaaaggcaTGAAGCTGTTAAGGAATTAgagagaaatttaaaagaaCTTCACCAAGTATTTTTGGACATGGCTGTTTTAGTGGAATCTCAAGGAGAACAACTTGATGATATTGAGAGCCATGTGAATAGGGCTAATTCATTTGTTAGAGGGGGTGCTCAACAATTACAAGTGGCAAGAAAACACCAAAAGAATACAAGAAAATGGACTTGTTTTGCTATTATTCTTTTGCTTATCATCATATTGGTGGTGGTTCTTTCTATTCAGCCATGGAAGTAA